A segment of the Longimicrobiaceae bacterium genome:
GCTGGCCATGGTCAGGGTCCGGGCCAGCCAGGCCGCGTCCTCCCTTCCCGCCCGTTCCAGGCGGAATCGGCGCAGCCGGGTGGGGACGATAGTGAGCTCCTCCAGGCCGTCGGCACCCATCGTCACCAGGTACATCCCTCCCAGGTCAGGGCGGAATTTCTCCTCGCCGCCGATCCCCTCGTAGTCGTTGATCAGGTCGCCGCACCCGTAGAGGATCAGCTTGCCCCGGTAGATCTCCACCCCGATCGGGTGGTGGGAGGAGTGCCCATGAACGATGTCCACTCCCACCGTATCGATCAGGGCCTGGGCGAACCGCCGATGGCTGCGGGGGATGTGGTAGCCCCAGTTGGGGCCCCAGTGGATCGAGACCACCGTGACGTCGCCGGGCCGCCTTAGCGTCTCGAGCACGGCGCCGACCTGCTCCACGAGAGAGTCGGTGAGGGACGGGAGCAGCCACACTCCGGCCTCGTCCTCGCCGGCCGCCCACATGGTCGGAATCCCGCTCGACGGCATGCCCACGCCCGCCGCCACGACCCTGCGACCGGTGCCCGTCTCGACCACCGCGGGCGCTCGCGCCTCCCGGATGTCATGGCCGGCGCCGGCGGTCGCGATCCCGGACGCGTGCAGGGTCTCCAGCGTCCGCTCCAGCCCCGGGAATGACCAGTCGAGCACGTGATTGTTGGCCAGCACGCAGCAATCGATGCGGGCCGCGGTGAGCACGTCGGCGTTCCCGGGGTGCATCCGGTAGTGGATCCCCTTGTCCGGCCAGGGATCGCCCCGGTCGGTAATCGCGGTCTCCAGGTTGACGATGCGGACGTCGACCGTCGGCCCGTCGAGGATCTCGAGGGCGTCGCCCCAGACGTATCCGGGCTGGACACCCCGGGGAATGGGGCCATGCGCCTGCTCCGCCAGCTCGACGTAGCGGATCGCCGACTTCACCCAGGCCTCGTAGAGACGCGGGTCGCCCGGGTGGGCCAGGATCTGGTCCACCCCGCGACCCGTCATCACATCCCCCGCGAGGAAGACCCGTACACGGTCGTCAGGCATCGCGGGCGACAGTGATCATTGGCCGGCGCGTGTGGTCCGACTGCGCCATCCTACTCCCCCAGTTCGCTGGCGAAGAGCGCGTCGAGCCGCTGATAGCTGAGCTCCATGCCGTCGGTCATGCCCGTGGAAACGGCCGCGTCGCGTGCTTCCTTCGAGCCGTAGGCCATCACCGTGACCAGCGTAGTGACGCCATCCTTCTCGCTGAAGGTGGAGCGGATCCTGGTCGGTTGATCCGCCGACATGTTGCCCTCGGGCAGCGCGAAGTCTCCGGGATCGTAGTACTGGTCGTACGAGAGCTTCTCCGGCTCGTGGACTTCGGCGAAGGTGCCGAAAAAGCCGAACTCCTGGCCATTCTCATCCGAGCGCCAACGCCAGCGAAACTTGCCGCCGGGCCGGACGTCCATCTCGCACACCGGCATCGACCAGCCGGGATAACCGAGCCACCGTCGCATCAGCTCGGGCACTGTGTGGGCCTGCCAGACCAGCGTGCGGGGGGCGTGGAAGCTGCGCGCGACGCGGACTTCCATGTCGCTCGGCAGCGTGACCACGGCGGTAAATTTCTCCTTGGTAGCCACGGTGCTCTCCTTTTTCTGGGGGTTCCGGCGATCGGGATTAGCGGCGCTTGCGCTTCGTTGGCGGCGTGTTCGCTTTCTGCCGCTCCGCCTGGTGAGGCGGCCTAGCTTTGTGAGCATTGTGAGGCCTGGCCTGCATCTCTTCGAGCAGCTTGTCGAGAGCCTCGTACCGGCTCTCCCAGATCTGCCTGTAGTTCTCGAGCCAGGCGGCGACCTCCCGCAGCGGGCGAGCCTCGAGCCTGCGCGGCCTGGTATTGCCGACCTTTCCGGCGGAGATCAGCCCGGCGGTCTCCAGTACCTTCAGGTGCTTCGAGATCGCCGGCTGGCTCATGTTGAAAGGCGCCGCCAGCTCCGCCACCGTGGCTTCACCTCGAGCGAGCCTGGCCAGGATGGCCCGCCGGGTCGGATGGGCCAGCGCCGCAAAAGTCAGATCGAGTTGTTCGGAGACGGGCATGGGGTCTTTCAGAGATGATGTAACCTGACGGTTATGATAACTATTGAGTTATGGATGTCAAGTGCTTTTGTCGAGAATGGAACTGACGGCGCGGTGCTGTGCCGGGGATGGCACAGGTCGCTGCGGAAGCCGACCAGCGGTAAGTTCGTGCAGGTCACGGCGGGGCAAAACCACACCTGCGCACTGCGGGACGACGGGGTCGTCGAGTGCTGGTATCTGAATCAATTCGGTCAGGCGCCGCCCACCCGCAGCGCGAGCAGGGGACGCTTCGTCGCGGTGGAAGCCGGCGCCTGGCATACCTGCGGCTTGCGGGACGACGGCGTAGCGGAATGCTGGGGCGGCAACGGCTGGGGACAGGCACCGGCCACACAGACCGCCTCGGTGGGCACCTACCGCCAGCTGAGCGGCGGCTACTACTTCAACTGTGCGGTCCGGAGCGACCACGCCCTGGAATGCTGGGGGAAGAACCGGGACCGCGAGGCCCGCTCCGAGCAGCGCATCGTGTTCACCACCCTGCCGCTGGATCCGAGCCTCGTGGGCAGCAGCTATCCCATCGCCGCCACCGGCGGCGGGTCCGGGAATCCCCTGAACTTCAGGAGCCTCACTCCGGAGGTGTGCACGGTCTCCGAGGGGATGGTCTCGGCGGATGCCCCGGGCACCTGCACCGTTGCGGCCAATCAGGCCGGGAACTGGAGGTACTTCCCTGCCCCGGAGGTGCGGGTCAGCTTCCAGGTCGAGGCGCCGTAGACGGCCAGCGCGGGAAAATGGACCGAAGCACGCGGCTACCCTACCCTGGGGCGATCGACACAGCACCAGCCGCTAGGTAGTCACACCCCGCCTCTGATGCGCTCATAACGAAAGCCCAGGCAATGCCTGGGCTTTCGCAGTAAGGGACTGCGAGGACTTGGAAAAGACTTGCTGGCACGTGGCAGGAAAAAAGGCAGGCGGCTCTGCGGATCGCGACGACGTCGTTCAGCGTCAGAATGTGACGCTATAATACTCCAATCCGTCATCAGATTGCGGGCGCCGTTCGGTGCGCGCGGCGCGGATCCAGGAATCCTCGGACGCCCTTCCCACCTTCCTTCCACCCGGTCCGGCTCATGCCTACGATCTTCGCGCGGTTCTGCAGGGCGGCACTGTGCATTCTGGCGGTTGCGGGAAGCAGTGCCTGCTCCGACAACTCCATCTCCGATCCCCAGTTGGACCCCGAGGCTTCGGGCGAGAATCGCACGGTCGCGAACGCACTCACCGTGAACATTACCGACGTACAAACCGCGTCCGGCTACAGATACGTGGTTGCGACGGGGCTTGCGGACAGTGCAAAGGCCTACATCGATCGCCCCTGGGTCTACGACAACGTTCCCCGCTTCCTCCAGGGCGCCACCTACGTCCGGACACGACAACAAGACCGCACCTTAGACGACCCCGCCCTGCTCTCCTTCCGCATTGATCGGGAAGCGGTGGTCTTCCTCACCGTGGACCCGGGATTCGATAGACCGTGGCTCGAGGAGATTGCCGGCTTCAAGCCGGTTCGGGATAACCTTTACATCCCCAAGCAGTACGGCAACAGCCCCGGGGAGCGATCCGGTCACCTGCTCTACGCGAAGGTCTACCCTGCGAAAGCGCGCATCGTGCTGGGACCGAACAGGACAGACGGCAGCGACGACATGTACACCGTCATCGTTCGACCCACCGCCGATGGGGTTCTCTCCGCCGGTGCGGGGGGACCGTACAGCGCGGCCGCCGGCACCATGGTCCAGCTCGTCGGGACCGCCGAGACCGCCTCGGAGTACGATCTCGCGTTGGATTACACCTGGGATTTCGGGGATGGGCACACCGGGGTTGGTCCGAGAGC
Coding sequences within it:
- a CDS encoding CapA family protein, which gives rise to MPDDRVRVFLAGDVMTGRGVDQILAHPGDPRLYEAWVKSAIRYVELAEQAHGPIPRGVQPGYVWGDALEILDGPTVDVRIVNLETAITDRGDPWPDKGIHYRMHPGNADVLTAARIDCCVLANNHVLDWSFPGLERTLETLHASGIATAGAGHDIREARAPAVVETGTGRRVVAAGVGMPSSGIPTMWAAGEDEAGVWLLPSLTDSLVEQVGAVLETLRRPGDVTVVSIHWGPNWGYHIPRSHRRFAQALIDTVGVDIVHGHSSHHPIGVEIYRGKLILYGCGDLINDYEGIGGEEKFRPDLGGMYLVTMGADGLEELTIVPTRLRRFRLERAGREDAAWLARTLTMASRRFGTRFEVDGEGMLRVHW
- a CDS encoding SRPBCC family protein, which translates into the protein MATKEKFTAVVTLPSDMEVRVARSFHAPRTLVWQAHTVPELMRRWLGYPGWSMPVCEMDVRPGGKFRWRWRSDENGQEFGFFGTFAEVHEPEKLSYDQYYDPGDFALPEGNMSADQPTRIRSTFSEKDGVTTLVTVMAYGSKEARDAAVSTGMTDGMELSYQRLDALFASELGE
- a CDS encoding metalloregulator ArsR/SmtB family transcription factor encodes the protein MPVSEQLDLTFAALAHPTRRAILARLARGEATVAELAAPFNMSQPAISKHLKVLETAGLISAGKVGNTRPRRLEARPLREVAAWLENYRQIWESRYEALDKLLEEMQARPHNAHKARPPHQAERQKANTPPTKRKRR